A region of the Oncorhynchus clarkii lewisi isolate Uvic-CL-2024 chromosome 4, UVic_Ocla_1.0, whole genome shotgun sequence genome:
tctgccaGTCTGACAGACTAATCTGGTTGTGGCAGATGCCAgtaaaacgctacctgccccaggTAGTGCCAATtgtttggtagaggaggaataatggtctagtgctgtttttcatggtttgagctaggcaccttagttccagaagggaaatcttaacgctactgcATACAAgtcattctagacgattctgtgcttccaacttcgtggcaacagtttagggaaggccctttcattttacagcatgacaatgcccctgtgcggaaaggcaaggtccatacagaaatggtttgtcgagatcggtgtggaagaacttgactggcccgcacagagccctgacctcaatccaatcataacacctttgggatgaattggaacgccaactgcgagccaggcctaatcgcccaacagcTGTGCCTGatctcactaatactcttgtggctgaatggaagcaagtccccgcagcaatgttccaacatctagtggaaagccttcccagaagcgtggaggctgttatagcagcaaagggaggaccaattccatattaatgcccatgattttagaatgatcttttcgagcaggtgtccacatacactacatgaccatgaCTATGTGAACCCTATACATTAACATGTCCAATATGGGCACAATCAAGTAGCTTCATTTCTGAGATTAAATTAACAAAGTAATGTTGCATGAATGCTAATGTTCTGTTTCTAACTATAGAAactatttcagaacaatctgttATGGTAGGTGTTCCACGGTAGATTCAGTTAATCTATCTGGAGAGAGGAGTATGTAGTCAGTGGCCTTTTCTCATTTGGGGAAAAAGTctgccctccaccctctctctgtgagTCGGAAACCGAGTGGTCGAAGAGATGCCAATTCGTTAGTAGGTGAACGGACGAGTCCTCCCCTCTAGCCACaatctgtatattttatattatatttatatttttagcAGGTTATGGCTGTATATTTGGGTTGTATTTCACATAATTGGTTTGTGGTTGTACAACTTAGACAAGTATATGAATAATGCTTTTCTGATGCGACAGGactgacacatttttttttttttaacctactTTATAATCCACCTCTGATTTTTCCCTCTCACGTCTCTTCTTGGACTGTTGCTTATGCAGGAGATTGATGCCTTTGTCCAAGAGTTTCTCTCAGTGGTCCAGAGGCTCTTGTCGTGTATTTCCACCCTGCAGATACTCTCCAGACAGCCTGTGCCCTCTGCCTTCACCGAACTGAGTGACTTCTGTTACAGCAGCGAAGCCAAGTTCCAACTGCTGCCGAGGTGAGGGTCTCCATTTTCATCACTGCTCTCTTTTTCAGTTGGACATGACAAGGGCCTACTTTGGGTAGTACAGGTGTAAGCTGAGTTGATCTGCACCTATAGCGCTGCTCACTTCTGTCAgggttgcgtcaattcgaatctggtatcaggataaatatgacaatgagtcaccgattgtatgctatgtattttttattagctaagcaataagtggtaaatgcaattttcgtatatacgggttctctgtcccacctcgcagggcaaaacagagaactgacttgttcttgacaaagatattataaatatactctgacagaaatagttcctgcttccgagccggcctgtcagagtagagactgggcgtggtttagactcacccagcctatcgttgattgttggcgcCTAGCTGGTCCCGGCCCCCGGGCGCTCCAGTTGAGAGATGTAACTGTTGCTGTGTAGAGTATCTATGCGCTCATGCTCGATACCGTTATctcgcacctggctcctgttatctgttctcgcaacactacgttctgaatgtgcccccccaactcattgcacagtttctgtcttcatgttattctgtatttttccatcatgagaaaggcccagggcctgaaactgttaacaatgtttcaagtcagctgtgttgcataacacatacatacatccacacaagccaacagcagataatattcaatcacatatatggtaatgggctatagtgcataacacagaatcctcataCTTCCTACTGTAACGGCGCTTTTTAAGGGCTTAAGTTACCTGCCTCTCAAGTTGCAACGCCTGGTGAATGATCTACCTGTGTAGTTCCACGAATCTAAGTCCTCTGCCCCAGTATTGACCGAGTGCCTGTGTGTTTTATAAAGTTGTTGGAATGGCTGTTTttgtggtgtagggagctgggctTGGATGAGCTGCTAAGGCACTGTGAGCGTGTGGTGGAGAAGCTGCGCTACCCTGAGAATGACTCGTGTTATCAGACAATGGCCGGGACGGCCCTCTTCACCCACACAGCTTTCAATATGCTACAGAACTACagcaggtactgtactgtatagcagggcccggtttcccgatagcgatggaacttaggcttacgagtgtttttttttttaacgatGCAGCTTTCCAACAAAACATGTTGGAATaataatcagtactttgttgaagcagctttggcagcaattacagcctcaagtcttcttgggtatgacactacaagcttggcacgcctgtatttgtgTAGTTTCTCCCAcgcttctctgcagatcctcaagcgcagtcaggttgggtggggagcgttgcagcaaagctattttcaggtctcttcagaaatgttgggttcaagtccgggctctggctgggccacccaaggacattcagagacttgtcctaaagccactcctgcgttgtcttggctgggtgcttagtgttgttgtcctgttggcaggtgaaccttcaccccagtctgaggtcctgaccgctctagcatgttttcatcaaggttctctttgtactttgctctgtttatctttccctcgatcctgactagtctccgtGCTGCTGAATAACATacccgcagcatgatgctgccaccaccatgcttcaccgtagggatggtgtcaggtttcctccagacgtgactcttggcattcagacTAAAGAGTTggttggtttcattagaccagataatcttgtttctcatggtttttaggtgccttttggcaaactccagcgggctgtcatgtgccttttactgaggagtggcttctgtctggccactctaccatataggcctgattggtggagtgctgcagagatggttacccttctggaaggttctcccatctccacagaggaactctagagctctgtcagagtgactatcgggttctttgGTTCATTCACCTCCACTTGCAGATAACTGAACAGATTAAAAGCTATCAAAAAGAGAAGCTCCAGCCGTACAGAATAGAGATCACTAAAGATGCGAGGAAGGCTGAGACGTTAACATCTGAATTTGAGGCATCCATCTATACACCTGCCATGGTAAATATAGGCTACTCTGATATTTTCCTCCTAAGATGGGTGCATTGAAGTATTAAAGTTGCTGTATGGATCCTGAACAACAGCGCTGTTGTGTTTACATGTCttctgtcgtggaaatttcctctatttaccaaatcatgagcgcaaaccacacacaagtcagagttagttatcaaagtccatctttaattatataagctctatcacaaccctgtgactctcagatcaattcagtgtctatcaatgaattctctgagagccccctctacattgcaactgagatcctttaatagcaaagatccaccccccctagacgacatgacaaaccacaggtcttaggaacttacacaaagaaAATACTTTAGTTCAGAGAGGAGTATCCCCTAGCCAGACAgagttggctataaattatcgttcagtttggtctcctaaacaaagctcttatttcgtccttggtacaaaatggtaccaagacattacccccaacctatgatatatatcaaattgtcatttagatacaaccaattctaaatacaaccaatcctccatatcaacaggcatatatcaaatccatcctatcttgacaagatcacagagacacactgactggcacacagacattgtggagccaagagatacacgcttgacctctcccctctctccggcccaaacaacttagtcttgacatagaacagatactgcaaccctgccacagtattatacaaaaataacattctgatgagaagtaacttacaaacatatgatgaatataaaacatcttacctatgttaccacctaattctgattattccccaacacttCTCTCCCTGCTGCCCGGTTCTAGTCCGCTGGGCTGAGGATTTGATCCACACGTTAGCTGACACTCTGCTTCCTGGTGTTGCCCAGACCAAGGAAGAGTGGGTGCAGGATCCAGACAGACTGAAGGAGAACATccactctgctgtagagctcccTCACCAGACCCTCGGAGCAGTCGCCGACTTCGACCACTACTACAACAAAGTAGGTATTCTGTTGGACTGACCTTTTTACGATTTCTGAGTGTATATGCTAACTTAGAAGTGTTTATATAATACTGAAGTGGTAATTGAAATTGACAACAATTATTGAAGATTATTAGGAAgattattgaaattacatttaCGTTTTATATTTATCTCCTCGTGACATGCATGTGGCTTGTAATGTGGTCTATTTAATCTAATGTCATGTACTCAATTTCTTTCATCTCAACAGGCCAATAGCTGGTACAGCATCGTCCTGTGTGAGAACTTTCTCAAGACCTTCTGTGGGGTGTGAACTGTGACAGCCTCCCCAAATGGTACCACCCGCTGGAGATGCATGGCCCTGACCCTGTGTGGAGGCAGGCGGTCTGTGACTTCCTGAGAAGGAACCCCTCCCCAGACATGGAGGAGCTGGTCCAGCTGGCTCACCTGGCCAATGTCATCCCTGACGCCCAGCTCTAGCAGAAGGGCAAACAGCTGTCACAAAGGTGAGAAACTCCATTTTGTGTCGGAAAACTTCTGTTGCATAATCATGTTTAAATGCTTTAGGAGGGTATTAACTAGTTaaaacttctatttgctatttgaTTTGGCAACTTGTATGGCAGTATTTATATTGAATACTTGTTCACAGACAAGTTGGCCCTGCCACCTTCTCTCCAGGTGCATAACCCTGCGAAAACTCCTGACTTCTCCAGGGGAAGTACCTATCAACAACTTCCAGTTGGCACTGCAGTGGCAGTATGAGTTTCTGAGAGCCCGCCACAGGAAAGGGCCTGGGCCACACACTAACCTGGGTGTGGGCGGAGGCCCCGAGGCCTTTAACAGTCCAGACGGGGCATTATGTAGTCTCCAAAAAACCTCTGGTTCCAGATCAGACTGATAACCTGCACAGCCGTGGCTCCCTCTCTAACCTCAAACACCAAGTCCTTCTAGGTACGTCCCCCTCCAGTGCTATCTCTGGGGCTGTGTCTGCTGTGGGGAatactccctctctcagctccTCTGACTCTGGCTTTGATGGAGCAGGAAGCAGCCATGTGGAGACTGGggcaaggagggagggatgggaagggCTGTCCACGGTACCAGCCACCAGGCAGCCCCAGATCCACGAGGAGAACATCTCCAGCGTGTCTGACTCGGGAGGACTGTAGGGAGGAGTTTGACTTTGTTTCTGTGGGCAACACCTCCAGGGCCAGCATTCAGATTATCCCTAAAATAACAGTGGACTCGCTAGATTTTGAGATCAAACTGAAGCAGTCGGCTACCCTGCCCCAGAACCCCTGGCTCAGTCTACCTGTGGATGACCTGGAGAACTCTTACACGGTCACCATCACCCAGAACCCTTCACCACATCAACGGGACATCATGAGCCCAAACCCCTCAGAGTGCTCCCACCACACCGACCAATTATCCAATCGGTCTCGAGACCAGCCCACACAGACGGAGGTACACACCAGTCCTCAGAGCAGAGGGGCACAGCCCAGTGACTGTATCCTACAGGCACAGGACAGCTTTGAGGAGTCAGAACTGAGCCCCGTTTGTAATTCCCTCTCCAGCACCATCACAGATGCAGGAGACGTGCCCAACTACACTGCAGAGAGAATTCCCACTCTTCCCTGGGATACGTATGACTTCCATAACCCCAAACGGGACACCTGTGAAAGGTAATGACACATTTATGCTCTTGTCTCCTGACATGGTCCACATAGCCGCTAATTGTGCCTAGCACTTATGTTGTTTGTGTTTTCAGGATTACAAGCTCCATGACTGAAGTCTCGTTAAATGTCTGGGACCTAAAGGAACAGGAGGGTCTCAGGGGGGTGGCGGAGATCCTGGACCGGGCAGCTGAAATACTGGAGGCAGGTTGACTCAAATGTTCAATGGATTGTTTTCATGCCAAAGCAGTAAATAGTTCGGAGCATTTGATTTGCACATTACCAAGATTGGTAATAGTGACCTAAATCACATTGGCTTAGGCCAATACCTTGCATTTGTAAACACTTTTTGTACAGGTGGAAGAGAATGTGATGGCACAGGAGCAGATGTGGAATGTTCTTCTGAATACTGGGAGCTCAAGCAAAGTGTGGGCGTCATGGGGCAGTGAGGAGCAGACAAGTTTGGTAGGTCGTGATGATATACAGTCATGTATATCATCGCGTATATGtatacagaaagtattcacaccccttgactttttcccccagAAATTGTGTTacggcctgaatttaaaatggattacatgtttgtcattggcctacacacaataccccacaatacccctgccaaaatggaattatgttttttgaaatgtttagaaATAGTtaaaaatgaaatgctgaaatgcCATGagttaagtattcaacccctttgtaatgGCAAGCCTGAATAAGTTCAAGaaaaaacatttgcttaacaagtcacggtagtaagttgcatggactcactctgtgaaataataatgtttaacatgatttctgaatgaccacctcatctctgtaccccacacatacaattacatgtaaggtccctcagtcaagccgTGCATTTAAACCACAAAGACCTCGCAaacaagggcacctattggtaaatgggtgtataattttttaaaataataaaaaagcaagcagacattgaatatccctttgagcatggagaagttattaattacactttggatggtgtagtCACTACAAAGGTACAGGCGTCCGTCCTAACGCAGTTGCTggtgaggaaggaaaccgctcagggatttcccaATGaagtcaatggtgactttaaaatggttactttaatggctgtgataggagaactgaggatgaatcaacaacattctagttactccacaatactaacctaattgacagtgcaaaaaggaagcatgtacagaataaaaaatattccaaaacatgcatcctgtttgtaacacGTCACTAAAGTGAAACTGCAGAAAGGAAATTAccatttttgtcctgaatacaacgtgttatgtttgtggcaaagcCAAAACAAGGCATTACGAAGTACCACTCAtttttttcaagcatagtggtggctgcatcaggcTATTGGTATGTTTGTAGTCGTTAAGGACTGTTAAGGAGTTTTTCGGGATAAAAATGAACAATGGCTCTAAGCACAGGcgaaattctagaggaaaacctggttgtctgctttcaaacagatactgggagatgaattcacccctcagcaggacaataacttaaaacaaaACACAAATGTACACTGGAGtcacaagtcagtttgtcaaatttctgccctgcaaagctgccccggtcaaatgtaagtgctgttattgtgaagaggaaacgtttaggagcaacaatttcggaatgagatgttcgacgaggaggtgtccacatacttttttgtCATATAATATGTATTAGTGTTTCATTGttaaattctaacatttgtaaaaaaaaatatatatatatatatatattttttttttttttaccttagaGCATTTTGTGTAGATAATTGacaaattacaattaaatccattttaatcccacaataaaatatgtggaaaatgtcaaggggtgtgactacttactgaaggcactgtaaatgtgttCCTGTATGTCAGACTTGGATCATGGGACCACTTAAGCTGGTGAACTACAAAGTAGACCACTGCCCATATATTACAAATTAGATTCCATCAATTAGATTGTGGCTTTTTCCTCCAATTACAAAATGCACTGGTCAACAAACAACCATTTGTACTATTTTCATAGACTCCCTGCACATTGGTAAGAAAGTATTGTTTTTACAAGATTGAACAGGGATTTAACTTAATGCAAGACAATTGTTTATCTTGTTTAGTGGCCTTTAACCAGCTGATGGGGTATTTATTACGATTTATCTCCACTGTTATTGTTAAATCAATAACAATGTTATTGTTCTGGTTTCCAGATGTCCTCCAGTGATTTAAAAGCGGCGGGTGTCCTGGCTCTTAATGACAGTCTTGACTCTGCCGACACTGACAACCATTGTGAATGCAGGTCATCAGAGGCAGCCAGTGAAACTGAGGCATCAGAATGCAGCATGAGCCACAATGGAAGGCCAATGGAGAACGGGCCGACGGGGTTGAGGCCCCCTCAAACCAACAGTTGACAGTTCCTGAAGGAGCTTTAAGGACTGCACGTTCTCGATGAGCTCATCATGGAGGAGAACCTCAAGATCCACAAGCTCAGACAAGCTGAGAACGAGAGCCTTGTTGAAAAGTAGTACGTGCAAGGAGAGGCAGGCGTTTCTATTCGAactagaaagagagaaaagggaagtGGAGAGGATGGAAAAGAACCTAGCTAAAGAGATGACTAAAAGATGTCAACTCACAAAGAGGATAAGCAGAACCAAGAAAGTAGTGAAATGCTCTATAATGGACAGGACTCAACATCTcagtggaaaccatgtgtttaacCCTCTGCCCTGATAGTGATTCAGACCCTGACCCTAGACTCGCACCAGAAGTCATGCCAGAGTTCAGCACTCTTCCGAAGCCTAAAGGGCGAAGCCTCAAACCTGTGAAGGACCACAGCAATATCCACAACAACAAACCCCTCACAGCTCAACAGGCATCATTATGCAATAACCCTTTGGAGTCCCGTGAGCAGTCCTCTCTAGACAATTCCTCTGTTGAATCAACATTAACACCTGTTGACTCTGCCGGTGTTCAGATAGAAATCCACCTCTCCCAGAAATCTGAGGATATTTCAATGGCACATTCTGGGTTTAATTCTGAAGAGCTACCTCGTATGTTTGCTGAAGTGATATCTGGATCATGTGAACCAAGCGGAGCTGATGAGTGGAGAGAAGTAGAGCCCTGATGGGTTTCAGAGGTGTAGGACTGCAAGGAGGGCCATCTCTAGGTCACCTGTCAATCAACCCAATGTCCAAATAACCACCAGAGACGTAAGGATTAGTAGTTGTT
Encoded here:
- the LOC139407757 gene encoding uncharacterized protein — encoded protein: MEQEAAMWRLGQGGRDGKGCPRYQPPGSPRSTRRTSPACLTREDCREEFDFVSVGNTSRASIQIIPKITVDSLDFEIKLKQSATLPQNPWLSLPVDDLENSYTVTITQNPSPHQRDIMSPNPSECSHHTDQLSNRSRDQPTQTEVHTSPQSRGAQPSDCILQAQDSFEESELSPVCNSLSSTITDAGDVPNYTAERIPTLPWDTYDFHNPKRDTCERITSSMTEVSLNVWDLKEQEGLRGVAEILDRAAEILEVEENVMAQEQMWNVLLNTGSSSKVWASWGSEEQTSLMSSSDLKAAGVLALNDSLDSADTDNHCECRSSEAASETEASECSMSHNGRPMENGPTGLRPPQTNS